The Lysobacter gummosus sequence AGCCGCTCCACGAACTCGTCGGCCACCGATGTATGCACCAGCATCCGCTTGATCGCGGTGCAGCGCTGTCCGGAATTCTTGTACGAACCGCTCGCGGCCAGGGTGGCGGCTTCTTCCAGATCGGCGTCTTCCATCACGATGATCGGATCGTTGCCGCCCAGTTCCAGCACCTGGCGCTTATACGCGGCCTTGCCGGCGATGTACTTGCCGATGGCCACGCCGCCGGTGAAGGTCACCAGATCGACGTCCTCGTGAGTGAGCATGGTGTCGGCGATCTCGCGCGGATCTCCGGTGATCACCGACAGCATCTGCGGCGGCAGGTCCGCTTCGTACAGGATGTCGGCCAGCACATAGGCCGACAGCGGCGTCTTCTCGCTGGGCTTGAGCACCATGCGGTTGTTGGTGGCCACCGACGGAGCCACCTTGTGGATGACCTGGTTGAGCGGGTGGTTGAACGGGGTGATGGCGGTGATCGTGCCCAGCAGCGGTTCGCGCAGGGTATAGACCTTGCGGCTCTTGCCGTGGTGGGTGAGGTCGCAGGAGAACACCTGGCCGTCGTCCACCAGCGCCTGGTTGGCGGCGAACAGCAGCACGTCCGACGCGCGCCCGACTTCGTACAGCGAGTCCTTGCGGCACAGGCCGGACTCCAGGGTGATGACGCGCGAGATTTCGTCCAGGCGCGAGGCGATGATCTCGCCGGCGCGCATGAGGATCTTGTAGCGATCGAAGCGGGTCAGCGTCGGCTGGTAGTCGCGGGCGATCCGATAGGCGCGGCGCACATCCTCCAGCGTCGCTTTCGGCACCGTGGCGACGACTTCGCCGGTGTAGGGATAGGCGACTTCGATCACTTCGTCGCGGCCGACCTTTTCGCCGGCGATGCGCAGCGACTCGCGGCGGATCGGGGTATCGCTAAGCAAGGTGTTCAATGCACTTTCCTTACGTGTAGAGGTTTCATCTGAATGTGCGGGCGTACCTGCACCGGCGTCTGCAGTCAGCGACGGATGAACACCGCGATCACCGCGCTGATCAGGCAGCTCGTCGCCACGATCGGGAACACCAGGGCGGTGTTGCCGGATTGATCCAGCAGGTGGCCGATGATCGGCTCGCCCAGTCCGGCCAGCAGGTAGGAGAAGAAATTCAGCACCCCGGTGGCGGTGCCGGCGCGCTTGGCGCCGACCAGGTCGGGGCACAGCGCCCAGAACGAGGAGGCCGGGCCATAGACGAAGAAGCCGGCCAGGAACAACACGATCAGCGAGAGCGCGCCCGCGGGCAGCAAGTACATGCCGCTGGCGGCCACCGCGCCCAACAGCATGTAGAGCACCACCGCCTTGCAACGGCTGGAGCCGAACAGCCGGTCTGAAATCCAGCCGTTGGTCAGCGCGCCCAGGGCCATGCCCACCGGCAGCGCGACGGCGATCCAGGTGCCCATCGTGGTGGTTTTGGCTGCCGGGCCCAGGTAGTGCACCGGCACCCAGACCAGCAGTCCGTAGCGGGCGGCGTTCTGGAAGCCGATGGAGAGGCCGGCGATCAACAGGCGCGGATTGCGCAGCACGGCCTTGTAGCGATCCCACGAGCCTTCCGCGACATCGGCCGTCTTCGCGGAATTACCGGCGCTCGCGGCATCCTCGGCATTGGCGATGCCGGTGTCGGGCGAGGCATAGCCCAGGTCCTCAGGACGCTCGCGCACCACCAGGTAGAAGGTGATGCCGCCCAGCAGCATCAACAACACCGGCATCCGGAAGATCCAGCGCCAATCGAGTTGCAGGGTATCGACGACGATCATCGAGGTGACGAAAGACAGCACCGACGCGCAGCCCGCGGCGAAGGTGTAGAAGCCGTAGACCTTGCCGCGCTCGCTCAGGCCCCACCAGTTCGACAGCAGGCGGCTGCCGGGCGCCCAGCCGAGCGCCTGGAAATAGCCGTTAATGCCCCACGGAATCACCAGGCTCTTGAAGCCCGTGGCGAAGCTCACCACCCAGTTCGCCGCGCACGACAGGATCGCGCCGGCGGTCATTACCCGGCGTCCGCCGAACTTGTCCGCCAGGTTGCCGTTGATCGCCTGGCCGACCGCGTACGACCACAACAACGCCGTCGATGCCCAGCCCAATGATTCCTTGCTCAGGCCGAACTCGCGCTGCAGGCCGGGAATGGCGAAGCCGAAGGTCTGCCGTCCGGTGTAGAAGAACAGGTAACAGAACATGGCGGCGAACAACATCCGCCACTGCGCGCGGCGAAAGGATTGATCGACGGGCATTGTGAGACCGCCCAACATGCGTTCGGCTGATTCCATCGTGATCTCCTGCTTAGCTGGCGGCCAGCCGAAGGGCTGGGCTGGCGAACGCGGCGCGTACTGCCGCTTTGGATGGGAAGCGCGGCGGCCTCAGGCCGATGAAACCGCGCCGATGAAGTTCTTGCCGCGGGCGCCGTGCATGGCCCGCGCGATCATGGCGTCGGCTTCCTCCGCGTCCACGCCGTAATCGGCGAACTCGGTCTTGACTCCGAGGCAACGCAGGAAATCGCGCAGGCGCCGCGTGGCCGAATCGAGCGAAGGGCCGAACAGACGCTGCAGGGTGCGATCGCGATCGGCGCGCTTGGACCACGCCTTTTCCAGCACCAGCGGCAGCGTGAACGAGCAGGCGATGCCGTGCGCCAGTCCGTGACGCAAGGTCATTTCGTAAGAGATCGAATGCGCCAGCGCGGTCTTGGTGTTGGAGAACGCGAGCCCGGCCTTGAGCGCGGCCAGCGACATGCGCTCGCGCAACTCGACGTCGCCGAGATTGCGCATGAGTTTAGGCAGACAGTCGAGAATGTCCTCGACCGCCGAGACCGCCAGCGCGTCGGAAACCGGATTGCCGTTGACGTTCCAGATCGATTCCAGCGCGTGCGAAAGCGCATCCAGGCCCGTCGACACGGTGACGCCGGCCGGCACCGAGAGCATCACTTCGGGATCGACGATCGCCGCTTCCGGCCAGGTCGCTTCCAGGTGCAGCGAATACTTCTTCTGTCTGGCCGCGTCCCAGATGGTAGCCCACGGTGTGACTTCGCTGCCGGTGCCTGCGGTGGTCGGCACGGCGATCAGCGACTTGAGCTTAGCCGGAGTGAAACTCCGTCCTCCGGCGAGCAGGTCGATGAGTTCGTCGAACTGACCGCTGCCGGTGCCGACCATCAGCGCTTTCGCGGTATCGATGGCGCTGCCGCCGCCGACGGCGATGATCGCATCGCAGGCATCGGGAGCGGCCCAGAAACGGTTGTACAAATCCTTCAGCTGGGCCACGTCGGGGTTCGGCTGCACATCTTCGATCACCGCCACCAGACGATCGCCCAGCAACGCCTGCAGGCGCGACACCAGGCCGAGCGCGCGCGCTTCGGGAAACGTCACCACCACCGCGCGCCGCTGAGCCAATACGATGGGCAACTGTTCGAGGCTGCCTCGCCCGCAATGGATATCTACGGGATTGCGGTAGGCGTGGATCATGGTGGGTCTCCGTTGGATGGCCGGCGTCCGCGGCGAGCGGCGCTGCTGTCTGGCGAGATCGCTGACACGCATCGGTTGCGGCATTCCCCTTCCGCACCGATGGCTACGTGTAGTTGCGTGCCGGCACCAAGGTTGGTGGAGCAGCGATTGCCGCGTCCAATCGCATATTCGATGGACGTATCGGGAAAAACCGATAGATGCGCGGTTGCAATGTCATGCGCGATGGTCTTGCTCGATGCTGCATTGCAATACTCGGCACTCGCGCCCGATACGGCGCTGCATCGCAGAAAATCGGCGCGGCGGGCATGGTTTCGATGCGATGCGATCCGCGTCGCGGTGCGTGGCGTATGCACGGCGTTCGGCAAGTGTGGGAGACTCAGGCTCCGTCGCTGGAATACAGCGCCACACATCGAACGCGTGATGTTTCATCAGTACTACAAGTGGATTCGCTGTTTCCAGGCCGTCGCGAAAACCGGAGGGTTTACTGCTGCGGCGCAGTATCTGCATATCGGCCAGCCCACCGTGACCGACCAGGTAAAGGCGCTGGAGCACCGTTTCGGTGTCGAGCTGTTCCTGCGCGGCAGTCGCAGCGTGCAGCTCACCGACGCCGGCGAGCGCTTGTATGCGATTACCCGCGGGCTGTTCGGGCTGGAAGAAGAAGCACTGACCTTCCTGCAGAACGCGCACAAGCTGAAGACCGGACTTGTGCGCGTCGGCGCGGTCTCGCCTCCGATCTCGCTCGAACTGGCGCGCAGGTTCAAGCAGGCGCATCCCGCGCTGGACATCGCCGTGACCGTCGGCACCGAGGCGCTGGTGTTGAAGCGGCTGCTGGATTTCGATATCGATGTCGGGTTGCTGGCGGAAACCGGGTCGATCGACGGCATCCATATCGCGCCGTACTGCCGCGAACGGATCGTCGCGGTGGTGCCCGATGGCCACTCCTGGATCGGCAGACCGTCGGTTTCGATCCGCGACATCGAAGGCCAGAACATCATCCTGCGCGAACTCGGTTCCAAGACCCGGGATCGGGTCGAACTGGCCTGCAGGCACAACGAGGTCCCGCTGAACTGCGCGATGGAGATCAACAGCCGCGAGGCGATCCTGCATGCGGTCGCCAGCGGCATGGGCATCAGCTTCGTCGCCCAGATCGAGTGCATCCCGCTGCCGGGCCTGGCGATGGTCGTCATCGACGAGCCGTTGCTGTCGATCGACTATGCGTTATGCTGTCTGGAGGTCCGCCGCGAGCGCCCGTTGATCAAGGCCTTGTTCGACGCGGTATTGGACGAGCGCGGGTAGCGCGAAAGAGGGCGGGGCGCCCCAAGAGATGGTCCACGCGGGTTTCGTGCACCCGGCGAGATGAAGCCGGCGCGCGCCGCTACGGACATGCGACCGCCGGGCCGCGAATCGCGACCCGGCGGATAGGGCTTATGCGACGTGGTTCAGCGCCAGCCGCAGGATGTCGAAATTACGCAGGCGCCGTTGCGGCACGTCGCGCAGCTTGCGGTTGAACAGCAGCGGCACCGCCTGTTCGGACAAGCCGCCGTGCGAACGCAGCGGCACGTCCAGGCCACTCAGATCGTGGCGGTCCGGCGTGGTACCGATCACCGTCAAGCGTTCGCTGACCACTACCAGATCGCCGATGCGGTCCGGCGGCAGTTCGAAGCGTTCGGCCGCGGCCTGTTTGTCCAGCACCAGTTCGATGCCCGGCAGCGCGGCCACGGCCTCATGCACCGCGCGCCGGCCCACGCCTTCGGGCACATACACGGTGGCGTAAGAACCCAGCGCGCCGTGATGGACCACGTACGGATCGGTGATCGGCAGCAGCACGCGCACCGCGCCGGCGCCGAAGCGCTGGTCGAGCACCTGCTGGAGGAACACGATATTGGCCTTGCCCGCCGCATCGGTCTTGGCGTTCATGCCGTGGTCGGCGGTGACGCCGATCAGCGCGCCCAACTCGTCCAGGCGTTGCAGATAGCGGTCCATCATCGCGTAGAACTCGTTGGCGCCGGCCGTGCCGGGTGCGTGCTTGTGCTGGATGTAGTCGGTCGTGGACAGATACATCAGGTCCGGCCGCGCGGTTTCCATCAGCATCACGCCGGCGGCGAACACGAATTCGGACAGGTCGGCGCTGTACACCGACGGCAGCGGCTTGCCGACCTTGGCCAGCACGTCGTCGATGCCGTTGTCCTGCACGGTGGCCTGATCGGCCTTCTCGGCCGAGAAGCAGATGCCCTTGAGCTCGTGGCCGAGCAGGGAACGCAGCTTGTCCTTGGCGGTGACCACGGCCACAGACGCGCCGGCGCGTGCCGCCGCCGCCAGCACCGTCGGCGCGCGCAGGTAGCGCGCGTCGTTCATCAGTACTTCGGCGTCGGCATCGGCGTCGTAGAAGAAATTGCCGCAAATGCCGTGGACCGAGGGCGGCGCGCCGGTAACGATGGACAGGTTGTTGGGATTGGTGAACGAAGGCACCACGCAATCGCCCGCCAGCACGCTGCCGCGCTGGACCAGGCTGGCGAAGAACGGCGCGACGCCGGCTTGCACGGCCAGATTGATGTATTCCTGCTCGCAGCCATCGACGCAGACGATGACCGTCGGCTGGGCGGGAAGGCGATAGGCGTGGCCGTTGACCTGAATCTCGGAGCTCATGGGGACCTTGGTAAGTGGCGAAACCGGGCGGATCGCTATGGCCGGCATCCTAATTTATGAATTAAACTGCCACAAACGACTTTATTTGGCCTATTTGTCAGAAAAACTCACATATGCCGCATAAGCTTCCACCACTCAACGCGTTGCGCATCTTCGAGGTCGCCGTGCGCGCCGGTAGCTACTCGCTGGCCGCGCGCGAGTTGAACCTGACCCACGGCGCGGTGAGCCGGCAGATCGAGATCCTCGAGCAATGGCTGGGGCAGCCGCTGTTCCGGCGCGAGGGCCGGCGCATGGTGCCGACCGTGCATGCACAGGCGTTCGGACGCGAGATCAGCGAGGCCTTCGACCATATCGGCGCCGCCTCCGAACTGTATGGCCGGATCGCCACGCGCAAGGTAATCCGCGTGAGCGCGCCGGCGACCTTCGCCATGCGCTGGCTGATTCCGCGGCTCGACGACTTCCATCGGCTGCAGCCCGATGTCGATGTGCGCGTGTCGACCGCCTTCAGCAACGAATCGGGTCTGCACGGCGCCTTCGATCTGGCCATCCGCCGCACCATCGAGCGCAATGGGCAGTTCGAGGTCGAGCCGATCTTCAGCGAGACCCAGACCGTCATCGCCAGCCCATCGTTGCTGGCGCGCACGCCGCTGCGCGATCCGCAGGACCTGATCGATGGCGTCCTGCTCTACACCGAGACGCGGCCGGGGACCTGGGAGGCCTGGTTGCGCGAAGCCGGCTTCGATTCGCTACGACCGCTGCGCATGCTGCGTTTCGATCATTTCTTCGTCACCTTGCAAGCGGTGGTGGACGGACTGGGATTCGCCATCGGAACGTTTCCGACGCTGGACATGGACCGTCAGGCCGGACGCATCGTTACGCCCTTCGACGACATCCGCGCTACCGGCAGCAGTTACTACCTGCTCGTGCCGCGCGACGGGGACAAGCCCGCGCATTTGCGCGCGTTCGTCGACTGGTTGCTGGCGCAAGGCGCGGCGGGGACGGCTTAGCCCGAACGGCGCCCAGGGCGCTGGCGACATCGGCAATCGAAGTGCGATGTTGCAAGCCGGCCTGCGACGGCGTCGCTCACGCTCGCGCCGCAGATGCAGACCAAGCACGACGCGATTAGGCTGAGCCTCACTCAAAGTGCGAAGCGCTTTTGGATCGCTGCGCGGCTGTTATGAGAAAATGGCGCGCGCCCAAGTCAAGTCCGCCTAGGGTTGCCACCGATCGTCGAGCAGCGTATCCAATGATCACGGACCAAGACGTAGAAAAACAGATCAACGATCGCCTGTTGCAAGCCACGTCCCTGATGAACGCATCGTTGGAGCTTGCCCAGCAAGAGTGTTCGCAC is a genomic window containing:
- the phnY gene encoding phosphonoacetaldehyde dehydrogenase, translated to MNTLLSDTPIRRESLRIAGEKVGRDEVIEVAYPYTGEVVATVPKATLEDVRRAYRIARDYQPTLTRFDRYKILMRAGEIIASRLDEISRVITLESGLCRKDSLYEVGRASDVLLFAANQALVDDGQVFSCDLTHHGKSRKVYTLREPLLGTITAITPFNHPLNQVIHKVAPSVATNNRMVLKPSEKTPLSAYVLADILYEADLPPQMLSVITGDPREIADTMLTHEDVDLVTFTGGVAIGKYIAGKAAYKRQVLELGGNDPIIVMEDADLEEAATLAASGSYKNSGQRCTAIKRMLVHTSVADEFVERLVAKTEALKYGDPMDPATDMGTVIDEAAAIQFEQVVNEAIAAGAQLRYGNIRRGALYSPTVLDHVDPQMSVVKHETFGPVSPVVRFDTIEDAIRIANGTAYGLSSSVCTNRLDYITRFIRELKVGSVNIREVPGYRLELTPFGGIKDSGLGYKEGVLEAMKSFTNTKTYSLPW
- a CDS encoding MFS transporter; amino-acid sequence: MESAERMLGGLTMPVDQSFRRAQWRMLFAAMFCYLFFYTGRQTFGFAIPGLQREFGLSKESLGWASTALLWSYAVGQAINGNLADKFGGRRVMTAGAILSCAANWVVSFATGFKSLVIPWGINGYFQALGWAPGSRLLSNWWGLSERGKVYGFYTFAAGCASVLSFVTSMIVVDTLQLDWRWIFRMPVLLMLLGGITFYLVVRERPEDLGYASPDTGIANAEDAASAGNSAKTADVAEGSWDRYKAVLRNPRLLIAGLSIGFQNAARYGLLVWVPVHYLGPAAKTTTMGTWIAVALPVGMALGALTNGWISDRLFGSSRCKAVVLYMLLGAVAASGMYLLPAGALSLIVLFLAGFFVYGPASSFWALCPDLVGAKRAGTATGVLNFFSYLLAGLGEPIIGHLLDQSGNTALVFPIVATSCLISAVIAVFIRR
- the psrA gene encoding iron-containing alcohol dehydrogenase PsrA; the encoded protein is MIHAYRNPVDIHCGRGSLEQLPIVLAQRRAVVVTFPEARALGLVSRLQALLGDRLVAVIEDVQPNPDVAQLKDLYNRFWAAPDACDAIIAVGGGSAIDTAKALMVGTGSGQFDELIDLLAGGRSFTPAKLKSLIAVPTTAGTGSEVTPWATIWDAARQKKYSLHLEATWPEAAIVDPEVMLSVPAGVTVSTGLDALSHALESIWNVNGNPVSDALAVSAVEDILDCLPKLMRNLGDVELRERMSLAALKAGLAFSNTKTALAHSISYEMTLRHGLAHGIACSFTLPLVLEKAWSKRADRDRTLQRLFGPSLDSATRRLRDFLRCLGVKTEFADYGVDAEEADAMIARAMHGARGKNFIGAVSSA
- a CDS encoding LysR family transcriptional regulator, which encodes MEQRLPRPIAYSMDVSGKTDRCAVAMSCAMVLLDAALQYSALAPDTALHRRKSARRAWFRCDAIRVAVRGVCTAFGKCGRLRLRRWNTAPHIERVMFHQYYKWIRCFQAVAKTGGFTAAAQYLHIGQPTVTDQVKALEHRFGVELFLRGSRSVQLTDAGERLYAITRGLFGLEEEALTFLQNAHKLKTGLVRVGAVSPPISLELARRFKQAHPALDIAVTVGTEALVLKRLLDFDIDVGLLAETGSIDGIHIAPYCRERIVAVVPDGHSWIGRPSVSIRDIEGQNIILRELGSKTRDRVELACRHNEVPLNCAMEINSREAILHAVASGMGISFVAQIECIPLPGLAMVVIDEPLLSIDYALCCLEVRRERPLIKALFDAVLDERG
- the phnA gene encoding phosphonoacetate hydrolase, which codes for MSSEIQVNGHAYRLPAQPTVIVCVDGCEQEYINLAVQAGVAPFFASLVQRGSVLAGDCVVPSFTNPNNLSIVTGAPPSVHGICGNFFYDADADAEVLMNDARYLRAPTVLAAAARAGASVAVVTAKDKLRSLLGHELKGICFSAEKADQATVQDNGIDDVLAKVGKPLPSVYSADLSEFVFAAGVMLMETARPDLMYLSTTDYIQHKHAPGTAGANEFYAMMDRYLQRLDELGALIGVTADHGMNAKTDAAGKANIVFLQQVLDQRFGAGAVRVLLPITDPYVVHHGALGSYATVYVPEGVGRRAVHEAVAALPGIELVLDKQAAAERFELPPDRIGDLVVVSERLTVIGTTPDRHDLSGLDVPLRSHGGLSEQAVPLLFNRKLRDVPQRRLRNFDILRLALNHVA
- a CDS encoding LysR substrate-binding domain-containing protein; translation: MPHKLPPLNALRIFEVAVRAGSYSLAARELNLTHGAVSRQIEILEQWLGQPLFRREGRRMVPTVHAQAFGREISEAFDHIGAASELYGRIATRKVIRVSAPATFAMRWLIPRLDDFHRLQPDVDVRVSTAFSNESGLHGAFDLAIRRTIERNGQFEVEPIFSETQTVIASPSLLARTPLRDPQDLIDGVLLYTETRPGTWEAWLREAGFDSLRPLRMLRFDHFFVTLQAVVDGLGFAIGTFPTLDMDRQAGRIVTPFDDIRATGSSYYLLVPRDGDKPAHLRAFVDWLLAQGAAGTA